From a single Pirellulales bacterium genomic region:
- a CDS encoding class I SAM-dependent methyltransferase, with product MPTCLDYELLDFGDGRKLERFGPYVMDRPSPSATGKRHCDGGWHTADARFERANSAPSGPQRGVWQLRGDVPPAWPIHSGSLQFELKRTDFGHIGIFPEQIENWNWIYQCLGKEESPTPTVLNLFAYTGGSTLAAALAGAVVTHVDAAANIVAWARRNATQSGLSSAPIRWVAEDALKFARRELHRGRHYDAVILDPPSYGHGPGGEVWKIDEHLPELLNACCQLTGPRPRWLLLTCHAPPYDPLRLVQCLRSTGFSASKQEIDAGDLWLTTASGRRLHSGCFVRLSAG from the coding sequence ATGCCCACCTGCCTCGACTACGAATTGCTCGATTTTGGCGACGGACGCAAACTCGAGCGATTTGGACCATACGTCATGGATCGCCCATCGCCGTCGGCAACCGGAAAACGCCATTGTGACGGCGGTTGGCATACAGCCGATGCCCGATTTGAGCGCGCCAACTCCGCGCCATCCGGCCCGCAGCGTGGCGTTTGGCAGTTGCGCGGCGATGTTCCGCCTGCGTGGCCGATTCACTCTGGCAGTCTTCAATTTGAGTTGAAACGCACCGACTTTGGCCACATCGGCATCTTTCCTGAACAAATCGAAAACTGGAATTGGATCTACCAGTGTCTGGGTAAAGAAGAATCTCCGACGCCTACCGTACTCAACCTTTTTGCATATACCGGCGGCAGCACGCTGGCCGCGGCATTGGCGGGAGCGGTTGTCACTCACGTCGATGCGGCAGCCAATATCGTCGCCTGGGCACGCAGAAATGCGACGCAATCGGGCTTGTCGTCCGCGCCGATTCGATGGGTCGCCGAGGATGCCTTGAAGTTCGCGCGGCGAGAACTCCATCGCGGTCGACATTACGATGCGGTGATTCTCGATCCGCCCAGCTACGGCCACGGCCCAGGTGGCGAAGTCTGGAAAATCGACGAGCATTTGCCGGAACTGCTGAATGCCTGCTGCCAATTGACCGGCCCGCGACCGCGATGGTTGCTACTCACGTGCCACGCGCCACCGTATGATCCTTTGCGGTTGGTCCAATGCCTCCGCTCCACCGGATTCAGTGCCAGCAAGCAAGAAATCGATGCGGGGGATCTGTGGCTCACCACGGCAAGCGGTCGCCGACTTCACAGCGGCTGTTTTGTCAGGCTGTCCGCTGGATAG
- a CDS encoding DUF1573 domain-containing protein, with amino-acid sequence MKTWVRLSRIAGKLVQYVHWSFYRFFPPELMRHWVLIVLALLLGIALGFGGTIIELGASPSGTIAQDLAIGDTAVAVDSSAPHVIVENTEFDFGNMERGISQSHTFSVKNGGRGLLTLEKGPVSCGLCIIGVHFDNTPVPSDQTGEVAITWKANSMGPFRHHADVHTNDPSRPTVQFTIVGKVMNSFRVSPEELVFSGVSATNSATAELRIYSYRSKQVAVTGHKFTVDESADKFEVRAEPLSTKQLHEDPEAKGGVAVFVSTKPGLPVGRLTQKLELTLDLPNNPVVDVPITGMVVSDVQMIGGNEWDSENGLLSLGTVSGRKGAKVEMKLQAHGPHAKDLHPVLKSAKPDLLKVTFGERRELAGGHFVQVPMTIEIPIGTRPAVHLGNKQGEMGEILIETGHPEANILRIPVRFTVGD; translated from the coding sequence TTGAAAACATGGGTTCGTCTTTCACGCATCGCCGGAAAGCTGGTACAATACGTACATTGGTCGTTCTATCGCTTTTTTCCACCTGAACTTATGCGTCACTGGGTATTGATCGTATTGGCCTTGTTGCTCGGCATCGCTCTCGGCTTTGGCGGCACGATCATTGAACTGGGCGCATCGCCTAGCGGGACGATCGCGCAGGATCTGGCGATTGGCGACACGGCGGTTGCGGTCGATTCGAGCGCTCCGCATGTGATCGTCGAAAACACCGAATTCGATTTCGGCAACATGGAGCGCGGCATCAGCCAATCGCACACTTTTTCAGTCAAAAATGGCGGACGTGGGTTGCTGACCCTCGAAAAAGGGCCTGTTTCCTGCGGGCTTTGCATTATCGGCGTCCATTTCGACAACACGCCTGTGCCATCGGACCAGACCGGCGAAGTGGCGATCACTTGGAAGGCGAACTCGATGGGGCCGTTTCGCCACCATGCGGATGTGCATACGAACGATCCATCGCGACCGACTGTTCAGTTTACGATTGTCGGCAAAGTGATGAACTCGTTTCGCGTCAGCCCCGAAGAACTGGTTTTTAGCGGCGTTTCGGCCACGAATTCGGCAACCGCTGAACTGCGAATCTACTCCTACCGCAGCAAACAAGTCGCGGTGACAGGGCACAAGTTCACGGTTGACGAGAGCGCCGACAAGTTCGAAGTGCGTGCCGAACCCCTTTCCACGAAACAACTGCACGAAGATCCTGAAGCCAAAGGGGGTGTGGCCGTGTTCGTCTCGACCAAGCCTGGACTGCCGGTCGGGCGGCTGACACAAAAGCTGGAATTGACGCTGGACTTACCCAATAACCCGGTAGTCGATGTGCCAATTACCGGCATGGTCGTCAGTGATGTGCAAATGATTGGCGGGAACGAGTGGGATTCGGAAAATGGCCTGTTAAGTCTCGGCACGGTGAGTGGTCGAAAGGGAGCTAAAGTTGAAATGAAGCTTCAAGCCCACGGGCCGCACGCTAAGGATTTGCACCCGGTGCTAAAATCGGCCAAACCCGATTTGTTAAAAGTCACATTCGGCGAACGACGGGAACTTGCCGGCGGCCATTTCGTGCAGGTGCCCATGACCATTGAGATTCCGATTGGCACGCGACCGGCGGTCCATCTCGGAAACAAGCAAGGCGAGATGGGCGAAATTTTGATTGAAACTGGTCATCCCGAGGCCAACATATTGCGGATTCCGGTGCGATTTACCGTGGGGGATTGA
- a CDS encoding NAD(P)/FAD-dependent oxidoreductase, whose translation MTTHWPVVVVGAGAAGLVAAERTASRGIRTLLLEKNGKLGVKILMSGGTRCNLTHATDSRGIVAAFGPPGRFLHSALAALGPQDLVALVEAEGVPTKVEEAGKIFPVSNRAVDVLAAFVARLERSGCEVATTEPVASVERIADRFRLTTPNRSLTAQRIIITVGGQSYPGSGTTGDGYRWAKQLGHTILPPRPALTPITTSAAWIATLSGMTIPDVQLRLFEPDNVKPLDTRRGSMLFTHFGLSGPVALDISRHVSGHPRPQTLRLECDLCPPTNAAAVDEQLRKEIQWNGKKQLIAILPEILPRRLAETLLQHANLAVEQKAGELSKAGRAAIVRAIKQTPIPLTGTRGFAKAEVTAGGISLDEVDSRTMQSMLVPGLYLAGEILDLDGPIGGYNFQAAFSTGWLAGLSV comes from the coding sequence ATGACGACGCATTGGCCGGTCGTGGTCGTCGGAGCTGGGGCGGCCGGACTGGTGGCGGCCGAGCGCACTGCTTCGCGTGGCATTCGCACGCTGCTGCTGGAAAAGAACGGCAAGCTTGGCGTGAAGATTCTGATGTCAGGGGGCACTCGCTGCAATCTCACCCATGCGACCGATTCCCGTGGAATCGTCGCCGCGTTTGGTCCACCGGGGCGATTTCTGCATTCGGCGCTTGCCGCGCTTGGTCCTCAGGATCTTGTTGCGCTTGTCGAAGCCGAGGGCGTACCGACAAAAGTGGAAGAGGCAGGCAAGATTTTTCCCGTTAGCAATCGGGCCGTCGATGTACTCGCGGCATTCGTGGCGCGGCTCGAACGCAGTGGGTGTGAAGTCGCTACGACAGAGCCGGTGGCAAGTGTAGAAAGAATCGCAGATCGCTTTCGCCTTACGACTCCAAATCGCTCGCTTACCGCGCAGCGCATTATTATCACCGTTGGCGGACAATCGTATCCCGGTAGCGGCACAACCGGAGATGGCTATCGCTGGGCCAAACAGCTCGGACACACCATCCTGCCGCCTCGCCCTGCGTTGACGCCGATCACAACTTCGGCGGCTTGGATAGCGACGCTATCAGGAATGACGATTCCTGACGTGCAACTGCGGTTGTTCGAGCCTGACAACGTCAAGCCGCTCGACACCCGCCGCGGATCGATGCTGTTTACGCATTTCGGTTTGTCCGGCCCGGTGGCGCTCGACATCAGCCGCCACGTCAGTGGCCATCCACGGCCGCAAACATTGCGGCTGGAATGCGATTTGTGTCCGCCGACAAATGCGGCCGCGGTGGATGAACAGCTGAGAAAAGAAATTCAATGGAATGGGAAAAAACAGTTGATCGCGATCCTGCCGGAGATTCTGCCGCGGCGACTCGCCGAGACGCTGCTGCAACACGCGAACCTGGCAGTCGAGCAAAAGGCGGGCGAATTGAGTAAAGCCGGTCGCGCTGCGATCGTGCGCGCCATCAAACAAACACCGATTCCACTCACCGGCACGCGCGGCTTTGCCAAAGCGGAAGTTACGGCCGGCGGAATCTCGCTCGACGAGGTCGATTCGCGTACGATGCAAAGCATGCTCGTTCCCGGTTTGTACTTGGCGGGTGAAATCCTCGATCTCGACGGCCCGATCGGCGGCTACAATTTCCAAGCCGCCTTTAGCACAGGTTGGTTGGCAGGGTTGAGTGTGTAG
- a CDS encoding SprT-like domain-containing protein — MELQMDLAAAQRMAQLLMRKHGLFPEWKFEFDRAVLRFGSCQWRRKKITLSAYLTALNDDVQVRDTILHEIAHALAPPRAGHGKKWRQIAQAIGCNAMRCYGEEVIAPKPKFIGTCPSCSMKVGRNRRDLLSCAKCDRRFNPKYLLVWDVA; from the coding sequence ATGGAGTTGCAAATGGATCTGGCCGCGGCGCAGCGGATGGCGCAACTATTGATGCGAAAGCATGGGCTATTTCCGGAGTGGAAATTTGAGTTCGACCGAGCCGTCCTGCGGTTTGGCAGTTGCCAGTGGCGGCGGAAGAAAATTACGCTGTCGGCCTACCTGACGGCACTCAACGACGACGTGCAAGTTCGCGATACCATTCTGCACGAAATCGCTCATGCCCTGGCGCCGCCACGCGCAGGTCATGGCAAGAAATGGCGACAGATCGCTCAGGCCATCGGCTGCAACGCGATGCGTTGTTACGGCGAAGAAGTGATTGCACCTAAGCCTAAGTTTATCGGCACGTGTCCGAGCTGCTCGATGAAAGTGGGGCGAAATCGCCGCGATCTCTTGTCGTGCGCCAAGTGCGATCGACGGTTTAATCCCAAATATCTCCTGGTTTGGGATGTCGCCTGA
- a CDS encoding IS256 family transposase: MRRINPAAAASLEEGLEETLTVVRLGVPELLRKTLSTTNPIESAFSVAESVTRRVKRWRDSDMRERWCVAGLLDAESRFNRIQ, translated from the coding sequence TTGCGACGGATCAACCCGGCCGCTGCGGCCAGCTTGGAAGAGGGTCTCGAAGAAACGCTCACGGTCGTTCGCCTGGGCGTGCCGGAACTATTGCGCAAAACGCTCTCCACGACCAATCCCATCGAAAGCGCCTTCAGCGTGGCCGAAAGCGTCACCAGACGCGTCAAACGCTGGCGCGACAGCGACATGCGAGAGCGGTGGTGCGTCGCGGGACTCCTCGATGCCGAGAGCCGCTTCAACCGCATCCAAG
- a CDS encoding RNA-binding protein produces the protein MGRRIYVGNLPWTTTSQELTDLFGEFGGVVSAEVLSDRETGRSRGFGFVEMESDAATEAAIAGMNGKDMGGRALTVNEARERTPRPAGSGSGRGGYGGGGYGGGYGRR, from the coding sequence ATGGGTCGAAGGATTTATGTGGGGAACCTCCCCTGGACGACCACTTCGCAAGAGCTGACTGATTTGTTCGGCGAATTCGGCGGAGTGGTGAGTGCAGAAGTCCTTTCTGATCGTGAGACCGGCCGTTCGCGCGGCTTTGGTTTCGTCGAGATGGAAAGCGACGCAGCGACAGAAGCCGCCATTGCCGGCATGAACGGCAAAGATATGGGCGGCCGAGCGCTGACCGTCAACGAAGCTCGCGAACGCACTCCGCGTCCGGCGGGTAGCGGCAGCGGCCGCGGAGGTTACGGCGGTGGTGGTTATGGCGGCGGCTACGGCCGACGCTAA